A section of the Kribbella sp. HUAS MG21 genome encodes:
- a CDS encoding nucleotidyl transferase AbiEii/AbiGii toxin family protein yields the protein MRDISGDFEIHLTTTRSGVIVDRTGGELRMATWTSDDVAAFAASHGLKFSDIVLDRGQSPEQPMVTVRASGTLQEIERVSREWSDRMRAEHFSVVRIKVEAAPWNDGVPEQDADAVESRYFEHHIKLLLPDTTAGTLVPLTRLLEPHQARLSRNARRQRDDGRHERFATQRCHRAGKNTAKARLDRLLVALRDYEILEIEEEYVVLDSLLSLDSGWLEEVRPHTNPYEDSARRAPAGQPDYPATYLPLPRTEPSVQQRAAFDPALKQYPHAYRAGQPTFDDPELATRWRSTRQAAIDHLLRLIAGSDWAGKLVLRGSVALRTWFGEQAREPGDLDFVVQPADIGFDSPEGLRLLDDLIAAVAADPGPGLQPANVARDEIWTYERVPGRRLVFPYEHEGLTGSVQLDFVYNEELPMQPERLPIGDTWLLTAGPELSLAWKLLWLQSDSYPQGKDLYDAVLLAESTNISPTLIRTVLTAEPGSQAFGPTTVLGWDVDWQNFLDEYPTIEGNAESWKQRLALALERSYAAG from the coding sequence GTGCGTGACATCAGTGGCGACTTCGAGATCCACCTGACGACGACGAGGTCGGGCGTCATCGTCGACCGGACCGGCGGCGAGCTCCGGATGGCTACGTGGACCTCCGACGACGTGGCCGCGTTCGCGGCGAGCCACGGGTTGAAGTTCAGCGACATCGTGCTCGACCGCGGGCAGTCTCCCGAGCAGCCGATGGTGACTGTGCGGGCGAGCGGCACGCTTCAGGAGATCGAGCGGGTCAGCCGTGAGTGGAGTGACCGGATGCGGGCGGAGCACTTCTCCGTCGTCAGGATCAAGGTCGAGGCGGCTCCATGGAACGACGGTGTGCCCGAGCAGGACGCGGACGCGGTCGAGAGCCGCTACTTCGAGCATCACATAAAGCTGTTGCTGCCCGACACCACGGCCGGGACGCTCGTTCCACTGACCCGCCTGCTCGAACCCCACCAGGCGCGGTTGTCTCGGAACGCCCGCCGACAGCGCGACGACGGCCGGCACGAGCGGTTCGCCACTCAGCGCTGTCACCGGGCCGGGAAGAACACCGCCAAGGCACGGCTCGATCGCCTGCTGGTCGCGCTGCGAGACTACGAGATCCTGGAGATCGAGGAGGAATATGTCGTCCTCGACAGCCTGCTGAGCCTGGACAGCGGCTGGCTGGAGGAAGTAAGGCCGCACACCAACCCGTACGAGGACAGCGCCCGGCGGGCGCCCGCCGGGCAACCGGACTATCCGGCGACCTACCTGCCCCTGCCTCGGACTGAGCCCTCGGTGCAGCAGCGGGCCGCCTTCGACCCGGCACTCAAGCAGTATCCGCACGCCTATCGAGCCGGTCAGCCCACCTTCGACGACCCGGAGCTGGCCACGCGCTGGCGGTCCACGCGGCAAGCAGCGATCGATCACCTACTGCGCCTGATCGCCGGCTCCGACTGGGCCGGCAAGCTCGTACTGCGCGGCAGCGTCGCCCTGCGCACGTGGTTCGGCGAACAGGCCCGCGAGCCGGGAGACCTCGACTTCGTCGTCCAGCCGGCCGACATCGGCTTCGACAGCCCAGAAGGGCTGCGTCTGCTCGACGACCTGATCGCCGCGGTGGCAGCCGACCCCGGACCCGGCCTCCAGCCCGCGAACGTGGCCCGCGACGAGATCTGGACCTACGAGCGCGTCCCCGGCCGTCGGTTGGTCTTTCCATACGAACACGAAGGCCTGACCGGCTCGGTGCAGCTCGACTTCGTCTACAACGAGGAACTGCCCATGCAGCCGGAGCGCCTGCCGATTGGCGACACCTGGCTCCTCACGGCCGGCCCCGAGCTCTCACTGGCCTGGAAACTCCTCTGGCTGCAGTCCGACTCCTACCCCCAGGGCAAGGACCTGTACGACGCCGTGTTGCTGGCCGAGTCGACCAACATCTCCCCCACGCTGATCCGGACCGTGCTCACTGCCGAGCCCGGCAGCCAGGCCTTCGGGCCGACCACCGTTCTCGGATGGGACGTCGACTGGCAAAACTTCCTGGACGAGTACCCCACCATCGAAGGCAACGCCGAATCGTGGAAGCAGCGGCTGGCCCTGGCACTGGAGCGGTCCTACGCCGCCGGCTGA
- a CDS encoding ATP-binding protein, with protein sequence MSSAASQAWSWACSSPTSSPPRKEVLTEREEKASVAIASNEFFGGWTKAFTDPRLCAAIVDRLTFGGTILETGTDSYRLAKPQSSGQPGTRQARKRCRRNQHPRHRHVPGGLRTRQQAVSDETLLSRSRVAAGSQATARGRAAWRESADACSTRAAAITGYLRVTQSVLNPLPRRTGCRRCE encoded by the coding sequence ATGTCGTCGGCGGCATCACAGGCCTGGTCCTGGGCGTGCTCGTCACCAACGTCTTCGCCACCACGCAAGGAGGTCCTCACCGAGCGTGAGGAGAAGGCATCGGTCGCGATCGCGTCCAATGAGTTCTTCGGCGGGTGGACCAAGGCCTTCACCGATCCCCGGCTATGCGCAGCCATCGTCGACCGACTCACCTTCGGCGGCACCATCCTCGAGACCGGCACCGACTCCTACCGTCTGGCCAAGCCACAAAGCAGCGGACAACCTGGCACCCGTCAGGCGCGGAAGCGGTGTCGACGCAACCAACATCCGCGACACCGACACGTGCCCGGCGGTCTCAGAACTCGCCAACAAGCGGTGTCGGACGAAACCCTCCTCAGTCGCAGTCGCGTGGCTGCAGGCTCCCAGGCCACCGCCCGTGGGCGAGCTGCGTGGCGTGAAAGTGCAGATGCTTGTTCCACGAGAGCAGCTGCGATCACCGGCTACCTACGAGTTACTCAGAGCGTTTTGAATCCGCTTCCACGACGAACCGGTTGTCGCCGATGTGAATGA
- a CDS encoding alpha/beta fold hydrolase, translating to MNEMAFRVTSNDGTTIAYDREGSGPAVILVGGALDEGVENAPLAPALAEHFTVYNYARRGRGASGFTEPYAVEREIEDLDALIAEAGGSAHLFGASSGGALALEAAAAGSAIDTIAVWEVPYAVGDDIRPRFEKYIADTRRAFDAGRDEEVLELFMRLSGASDDNIAARKAAGKQTSHWADSVALAPTLVHDSVFHNRYQLPADRLATVTQPVLVTTGGPITVPYMAGLPSDFFDRAADELADQLPHAQRETLEGPDHVVDPQTVGPLLLRFFSSEH from the coding sequence ATGAACGAGATGGCCTTTCGCGTGACATCAAACGATGGCACCACCATCGCCTACGACAGGGAAGGAAGCGGTCCGGCCGTCATTCTGGTGGGCGGAGCACTCGACGAGGGGGTGGAGAACGCTCCCTTGGCGCCGGCTCTCGCCGAGCACTTCACGGTCTACAACTATGCCCGTCGGGGACGCGGCGCGAGCGGCTTCACCGAGCCGTACGCCGTGGAGAGGGAGATCGAGGACCTGGATGCGTTGATCGCGGAGGCGGGCGGCTCGGCACACCTGTTCGGGGCGTCCTCAGGCGGCGCGCTGGCGCTGGAAGCGGCCGCGGCCGGGTCAGCCATCGACACGATCGCCGTGTGGGAGGTGCCCTACGCGGTCGGGGACGACATCCGCCCGCGATTCGAGAAGTACATCGCAGACACCCGGCGCGCCTTCGACGCCGGGCGAGACGAGGAGGTTCTCGAACTGTTCATGCGCTTGAGCGGTGCCTCCGACGACAACATCGCGGCCAGGAAAGCGGCAGGCAAGCAGACGTCGCATTGGGCGGATTCGGTCGCCCTCGCGCCCACGCTGGTCCACGACAGCGTCTTCCACAACCGCTACCAATTGCCGGCCGATCGACTGGCAACGGTCACCCAACCGGTCCTGGTCACCACCGGAGGACCGATCACGGTCCCTTATATGGCAGGCCTGCCCTCGGACTTCTTCGACCGCGCAGCCGACGAGCTTGCAGACCAATTGCCCCACGCTCAACGGGAGACCCTCGAGGGGCCGGATCACGTCGTCGACCCACAGACCGTCGGCCCGCTGTTGCTACGGTTCTTCAGCAGCGAACACTGA
- a CDS encoding DoxX family protein, producing MSTIPKKDSETVAHTSGRASSIGVWILHVVLAAIIAGGGISKLAGDPVMVDMFADIGAGQWLRYLVGALEVAGGVGLLIPALAGLASLGLAALLTGAVITDQFVLEQSPWMPLALLVVAAVIARTRWSRTEAVVGTLLRR from the coding sequence ATGAGCACCATCCCCAAGAAAGACTCGGAAACCGTTGCGCACACGTCCGGGCGGGCGAGCAGCATCGGGGTCTGGATTCTGCACGTCGTGCTGGCGGCGATAATCGCCGGCGGCGGAATCTCGAAGCTCGCCGGCGACCCGGTCATGGTGGACATGTTCGCCGACATCGGGGCCGGCCAGTGGCTCCGGTACCTGGTCGGAGCGCTGGAGGTCGCGGGAGGGGTTGGTCTTCTGATCCCGGCTCTGGCGGGCCTGGCCAGTCTCGGGCTGGCGGCATTGCTGACCGGTGCTGTCATCACCGATCAGTTCGTGCTCGAGCAGAGCCCTTGGATGCCGCTCGCCCTACTCGTCGTGGCGGCCGTGATCGCACGGACGCGGTGGTCGCGCACCGAGGCCGTCGTCGGCACGCTGCTCAGGCGCTGA
- a CDS encoding ABC transporter permease, whose protein sequence is MNATSVEQASAPVTEDALRSVLLAGERPSRPGPVRTSLTFGWRALLKIKHVPEQLVDVTMLPIMFTLMFTYLFGGALAGSTQEYLQFLLPGILVQSHVMITSNTGITLNTDIQKGVFDRFRSLPVWRPSPLVGALLGDLGRYSIGSVVVITLGLVLGFRPEGGAVGVLLSVALLLVFSFCLSWLWTMLSLIVRTPNSVAGVSILVLFPLTFGSNIFVDPKTMPGWLQAVVEVNPITHLATAVRGLMNGSVPAGEIGWVLVSSVLLVAVFGPITMVLYRNKQ, encoded by the coding sequence ATGAATGCCACGTCCGTAGAGCAGGCGTCGGCGCCGGTCACTGAGGACGCGCTGCGCAGTGTGCTGTTGGCCGGCGAGCGGCCGTCACGACCCGGTCCGGTGCGCACCTCGTTGACATTCGGCTGGCGCGCTTTGCTGAAGATCAAACACGTCCCGGAGCAGCTGGTCGACGTGACCATGCTCCCGATCATGTTCACGCTGATGTTCACGTACCTGTTCGGTGGCGCGCTCGCCGGGTCGACACAGGAGTACCTGCAGTTCCTGCTGCCCGGCATCCTGGTGCAGTCGCACGTCATGATCACCAGTAACACCGGCATAACGCTGAATACCGACATTCAGAAGGGCGTGTTCGACAGGTTCAGGTCGCTCCCGGTGTGGCGACCGTCGCCGCTGGTCGGTGCCCTGCTCGGCGATCTGGGGCGCTACTCGATCGGGTCGGTAGTGGTGATCACGCTCGGCCTGGTCCTCGGGTTCCGGCCGGAGGGTGGCGCCGTCGGGGTACTGCTGTCGGTGGCGCTACTGCTGGTGTTCTCGTTCTGCCTGTCGTGGTTGTGGACGATGCTCAGCCTGATCGTGCGCACGCCGAACTCGGTGGCAGGGGTCAGCATCCTGGTGTTGTTCCCGCTGACGTTCGGCAGCAACATCTTCGTGGACCCGAAGACGATGCCGGGATGGCTTCAGGCGGTCGTCGAGGTCAACCCGATCACCCACCTGGCAACGGCGGTGCGTGGCCTGATGAACGGCTCGGTGCCCGCCGGGGAGATCGGCTGGGTGCTCGTCTCGTCCGTACTTCTCGTCGCGGTCTTCGGTCCCATCACCATGGTCCTCTACCGCAACAAGCAATAG
- a CDS encoding ATP-binding cassette domain-containing protein: MGKFAIETRGLKKNFGTTHAVAGVDLAVSAGGVYGVLGPNGAGKTTTIRMLATLLRPDAGEAQVLGYDVVRDARAVRSRVGLTGQFASVDEDLTGVENLLLLARLLGYSRRRGRERAADLLDAFGLAEAADKQVKKYSGGMRRRIDIAASLVVTPELIFLDEPTTGLDPRSRNQVWEIVRGMVAEGATVVLTTQYLDEADQLADRIAVIDHGKVIAEGSSGELKASVGAGSLHVRLRAPEQRAEAERVLAGVLEVPVEPSADPAALSARISDPERVARSLAELSRNGIDVAEFALGQPSLDEVFLALTGHAAEETTEEDAA, translated from the coding sequence ATGGGAAAGTTCGCGATCGAGACGAGAGGGTTGAAGAAGAACTTCGGCACGACCCACGCGGTCGCCGGTGTGGACCTGGCCGTGAGCGCCGGGGGCGTGTACGGCGTGCTCGGTCCGAACGGGGCGGGCAAGACCACCACGATCCGCATGCTGGCCACGCTACTGCGCCCCGATGCCGGAGAGGCGCAAGTGCTCGGTTACGACGTCGTGCGTGACGCCCGGGCGGTGCGGAGCAGGGTGGGTCTTACCGGGCAGTTCGCGTCGGTCGACGAAGACCTCACCGGGGTGGAGAACCTGTTGCTGCTCGCCAGGTTGCTCGGCTACTCACGCCGCCGAGGCAGGGAGCGGGCGGCCGACCTGCTCGACGCGTTCGGTCTTGCCGAGGCGGCCGACAAGCAGGTGAAGAAGTACTCCGGCGGGATGCGCAGGCGCATCGACATCGCGGCGAGCCTGGTCGTCACCCCCGAACTGATCTTCCTCGACGAGCCCACGACCGGGCTCGACCCGCGCAGCAGGAACCAGGTCTGGGAGATCGTCAGGGGCATGGTCGCCGAGGGCGCCACCGTGGTGCTGACCACGCAGTACCTCGACGAGGCCGACCAGTTGGCCGACCGGATCGCGGTGATCGACCACGGGAAGGTGATCGCCGAGGGCTCGAGTGGCGAGCTCAAGGCATCGGTCGGTGCCGGCTCGCTGCACGTACGGCTACGTGCGCCCGAGCAGCGGGCCGAGGCAGAGCGGGTCCTCGCCGGCGTCCTCGAGGTGCCGGTTGAGCCGTCCGCTGACCCGGCCGCGCTGTCCGCGCGGATCTCCGACCCCGAGCGGGTCGCCCGTTCCCTGGCCGAGCTGTCCCGCAACGGCATCGACGTCGCCGAGTTCGCGCTCGGTCAGCCGAGCCTGGACGAGGTGTTCCTCGCCCTGACCGGACACGCCGCCGAGGAGACAACCGAGGAGGATGCCGCATGA
- a CDS encoding PadR family transcriptional regulator yields MGKLAIETKGSSEGGRTSATKLLVLGIVHLSGGAHGYQVRSELQSWGAESWAKIKRGSVYHALKKAAADGLLTEHAEPGNSGPERILYRATVRGREEIVELVRDGLRRTHDPDMLNASIAMLPMLTRTDAIAQVNERVARLEAELVGQAKGWENPNPDIPEHVRDQAELWAGQARTELEWAKSLSKRLSEGAYTMADDPGSWRTVPEPLKMRL; encoded by the coding sequence ATGGGAAAGCTCGCGATCGAGACGAAAGGGTCGAGCGAAGGTGGGCGCACGTCGGCGACGAAGCTCCTGGTGCTCGGTATCGTGCACCTCTCCGGCGGCGCGCATGGCTACCAGGTGCGGTCCGAACTGCAGAGCTGGGGTGCGGAGAGTTGGGCCAAGATCAAGCGCGGCTCGGTTTATCACGCGCTGAAGAAGGCGGCGGCTGATGGCCTCCTCACCGAGCACGCCGAGCCGGGCAACTCCGGGCCGGAGCGCATCCTGTACCGCGCGACAGTTCGGGGCCGCGAGGAGATCGTCGAACTGGTCCGCGACGGTCTGCGGCGCACCCACGACCCGGACATGCTCAACGCGTCCATCGCCATGTTGCCCATGCTGACCAGGACAGATGCCATCGCGCAGGTTAACGAGCGGGTCGCGCGCCTGGAAGCGGAGCTCGTAGGGCAGGCCAAGGGGTGGGAGAACCCGAACCCCGACATTCCCGAACACGTCCGCGATCAGGCCGAACTGTGGGCGGGACAGGCACGCACCGAACTGGAGTGGGCGAAGAGCCTGAGCAAACGACTGTCTGAGGGCGCCTACACCATGGCCGATGATCCGGGTTCGTGGCGAACGGTCCCCGAACCCCTCAAGATGCGCCTGTAA
- a CDS encoding site-specific integrase, with translation MIGDPSPRTLRFGEVAERWLAARVVDPASVIRYESSLRLHVDPVFGRRQLRTIKPSEIAAWVADLDARFGPSTARTAYLVLHGTLEIAVDDEAIKKNPAKGRAVKVPAEKSGRTVAWSDDVVLRIVEGHAPEYRPIAAVGAACGLRQGELFGLAEEDVDFEEMVIHVRRQVKKLGREFVFALPKNDTERTVPMSDGTALVLKEHIEASEPRPYTLPWEKTDGEPRTVKPLFRRTDDKHIRARTYDELVWKPALFYAGVIAEPKTDRRGRRQYVSSRENGMHAPRHYFASITLADGVNIKELAEYLGHSNPGFTLRLYTHMLPSSHERARKAVDSRLSRLFSLKSHGAATEQAVIRFPTTSWEPDDGLYPDQPGISL, from the coding sequence GTGATCGGGGACCCTTCGCCACGAACCCTTCGGTTTGGGGAGGTTGCGGAGCGGTGGTTGGCAGCCCGGGTGGTGGATCCGGCTTCGGTGATCAGGTATGAGTCGTCGCTCCGGTTGCATGTGGATCCGGTGTTTGGGCGGCGGCAACTGCGGACGATCAAGCCGTCCGAGATCGCCGCTTGGGTTGCCGATCTGGATGCGCGATTCGGGCCGTCGACTGCACGTACGGCGTACCTCGTGCTGCATGGAACGCTCGAGATCGCGGTCGATGACGAGGCGATCAAGAAGAATCCCGCCAAGGGTCGGGCCGTCAAGGTGCCGGCGGAGAAGAGCGGAAGGACGGTCGCCTGGAGCGATGATGTGGTGCTCCGGATCGTCGAGGGACACGCACCGGAGTACCGGCCGATCGCAGCGGTCGGAGCGGCATGCGGGCTACGGCAGGGTGAGTTGTTTGGGCTGGCCGAGGAGGACGTCGACTTCGAGGAGATGGTCATTCACGTTCGGCGGCAGGTGAAGAAGCTCGGGAGAGAGTTCGTGTTTGCGCTGCCGAAGAACGACACCGAGCGGACGGTGCCGATGTCTGATGGGACGGCGCTGGTTCTCAAGGAGCACATCGAGGCGAGCGAGCCACGCCCGTACACCTTGCCCTGGGAGAAGACGGACGGGGAGCCGCGGACCGTCAAGCCTCTGTTCCGGCGGACCGATGACAAGCACATCCGGGCGCGGACGTACGACGAGCTCGTCTGGAAGCCGGCGTTGTTCTACGCGGGTGTGATTGCGGAGCCGAAGACGGATCGGCGGGGACGGCGGCAGTACGTGTCCAGTCGGGAGAACGGGATGCATGCGCCGCGGCACTACTTCGCGAGTATCACCCTCGCGGATGGGGTCAACATCAAGGAGCTGGCCGAGTACCTGGGCCACAGCAACCCGGGGTTCACGCTGAGGCTCTACACCCACATGCTGCCGTCATCTCATGAGCGGGCGCGGAAGGCGGTCGACTCCAGACTGTCCCGTCTCTTCTCTCTGAAATCTCACGGAGCAGCCACGGAGCAGGCCGTCATACGGTTCCCCACTACCTCCTGGGAGCCGGACGACGGCCTGTACCCCGACCAACCTGGAATCAGCCTCTGA
- a CDS encoding acyl-CoA dehydrogenase family protein, whose translation MSDPVVSADVMTLAGDLGAERSKPDWSTFSLAINDEQREIRDWAHTFAAEVIRPAASEWDEREETPWPIIQEAAKVGIYGLDMNVNLFVDPTGLLMPLVHEELFWGDAGIAMSLKGTGLASSAIFSNGTPEQWSQWMGRCYGTPDDVRVAAFCSSEPGAGSDVSAIRTRAVFDERTSEWVINGQKAWATNGGIADIHVVVATVDPSLGTKGQAAFVVPKSEVRGLEQGTKLRKHGLRASHTADVFFDNVRIPAENVLGGKAKLDERIARAHEARTTGSAGAGRNASMATFEMTRHIVGAQAIGIARAAYEVALEYAKTREQFGRPIIDNQGIAFKLADMALEIDAARLLVWRAANMSAALMRGETPDYRHGEGSMAKLKAGEVAVKVTEEAIQILGGNGYTREYPVERLHRDAKIYTIFEGTSEIQRLVIARAISGMRIR comes from the coding sequence ATGAGTGACCCTGTTGTCTCCGCAGACGTGATGACGCTCGCCGGCGACCTCGGCGCGGAGCGCTCGAAGCCGGACTGGAGCACGTTCTCGCTGGCCATCAACGACGAGCAGCGCGAGATCCGGGACTGGGCGCACACCTTCGCCGCCGAGGTCATCCGCCCCGCCGCCTCCGAGTGGGACGAGCGCGAGGAGACCCCCTGGCCGATCATCCAGGAAGCGGCCAAGGTCGGCATCTACGGCCTCGACATGAACGTCAACCTCTTCGTCGACCCGACCGGCCTGCTGATGCCGCTGGTCCACGAGGAGCTGTTCTGGGGCGACGCGGGCATCGCGATGTCGCTGAAGGGCACCGGGCTGGCGTCGTCGGCGATCTTCTCGAACGGTACGCCGGAACAGTGGAGCCAGTGGATGGGCCGCTGCTACGGCACTCCCGACGACGTCCGCGTGGCCGCCTTCTGCTCGTCGGAGCCCGGCGCCGGGTCGGACGTGTCCGCGATCCGTACGCGGGCGGTCTTCGACGAGCGTACTTCTGAGTGGGTGATCAACGGGCAGAAGGCGTGGGCGACTAATGGCGGGATCGCCGACATCCACGTCGTGGTCGCGACGGTCGACCCTTCGCTCGGTACCAAGGGTCAGGCCGCGTTCGTCGTACCTAAGTCGGAGGTACGCGGACTGGAGCAGGGCACCAAGCTCCGCAAGCACGGCCTGCGCGCCTCCCACACCGCCGACGTCTTCTTCGACAACGTCCGCATCCCCGCCGAGAACGTCCTCGGCGGCAAGGCCAAACTCGACGAACGCATCGCCCGCGCCCACGAGGCGCGTACCACGGGTTCAGCCGGGGCCGGGCGCAACGCCTCGATGGCCACCTTCGAGATGACCCGCCACATCGTCGGCGCCCAGGCGATCGGCATCGCGCGGGCGGCGTACGAGGTCGCCCTGGAATACGCCAAGACCCGCGAACAGTTCGGCCGCCCGATCATCGACAACCAGGGCATCGCCTTCAAACTCGCCGACATGGCCCTGGAGATCGACGCCGCCCGGCTGCTGGTGTGGCGAGCCGCCAACATGTCCGCCGCCCTGATGCGCGGCGAGACCCCCGACTACCGCCACGGCGAAGGCTCCATGGCCAAACTCAAAGCCGGCGAAGTAGCCGTCAAGGTCACCGAAGAAGCCATCCAAATCCTCGGCGGCAACGGCTACACCCGCGAATACCCCGTAGAACGCCTACACCGAGACGCCAAGATCTACACCATCTTCGAAGGTACGTCGGAGATCCAGCGCCTGGTGATCGCCCGCGCGATCTCCGGCATGCGCATCCGGTAG
- a CDS encoding TetR/AcrR family transcriptional regulator: MSSALLAIGRRRTTAERRRDRERDIIRATRELFDERGTIDAQIDDIAKRVGINKALIYRHFAGKEELFALTLVAYLAELDERLQETDNPRRAPLNRLKALSEAFVDFCLEYPAFTDCAMSLLRRTGDELFGEITEPVMLKLGTAMAAPLDRIAAILKAGQRTGVFDEVDTAYLANHLYTQTLGSLHMARVGLIVSGSRPGHPVVHHADVGTVRSTAITATLATAVGRKALTTKKTRSARAGEIS, encoded by the coding sequence ATGAGCTCCGCGCTGCTCGCGATCGGACGCCGCCGGACCACGGCGGAGCGTCGGCGCGACCGCGAGCGGGACATCATCCGCGCCACCCGCGAGCTGTTCGACGAGCGCGGCACGATCGACGCCCAGATCGACGATATCGCCAAGCGGGTCGGGATCAACAAGGCCCTCATCTACCGGCACTTCGCCGGCAAGGAGGAGCTGTTCGCGCTCACCCTCGTCGCCTACTTGGCAGAGCTGGACGAGCGCCTGCAAGAAACCGACAACCCACGCCGCGCGCCGCTCAACCGGCTCAAGGCGCTGAGCGAGGCGTTCGTCGACTTCTGCCTGGAGTACCCGGCCTTCACCGACTGCGCGATGAGCCTGCTCCGGAGGACCGGCGACGAGCTCTTCGGCGAGATCACCGAGCCGGTGATGCTCAAACTCGGTACGGCGATGGCCGCGCCGCTGGACCGGATCGCCGCGATCCTGAAGGCCGGCCAGCGCACCGGCGTGTTCGACGAGGTCGACACCGCCTACCTGGCCAACCACCTGTACACGCAGACCCTCGGATCGTTGCACATGGCAAGAGTCGGGCTGATCGTGTCGGGCAGCCGGCCCGGCCACCCGGTGGTGCATCATGCCGATGTCGGCACCGTCCGGTCGACCGCGATCACCGCGACGCTCGCCACCGCGGTGGGACGCAAAGCCCTGACAACCAAGAAGACCCGCTCCGCTAGAGCAGGAGAGATATCGTGA
- a CDS encoding acetyl-CoA C-acetyltransferase: MTEPRKVAVVAGNRIPFARQDKTYRHASNSDMLTAALNGLVDRTGLGGQEVGEVVAGAVLKHARDWNMVREVVLGSKLAASTPAYDIQQACGTGLEAAILVGNKIALGQIDAGIAGGVDTASDAPIAVNDRLRNILLDLNRAKTYPDRLKVLARVRPKDVVPEIPRNAEPRTRKSMGEHAALTALEWGITREAQDELALKSHLNLAAAYDRGFQNDLITPYLGLEKDQNLRPDTTLEKLAKLKPVFGKGETATMTAGNSTPLTDGASTVLLSTDEWAEQHGLRPLAYLTHSQTAAVDYVKGAEGLLMAPAYAVPRMLARAGISLQDFDYYEIHEAFASQVLATLKAWEDPIFCKERLGLDAPLGEIDRAKLNVNGGSLAAGHPFAATGGRIVAALAKQLDENGGGRGLISICAAGGQGVVAILEK, translated from the coding sequence GTGACCGAACCGCGCAAGGTGGCTGTGGTCGCCGGCAACCGGATCCCGTTCGCCCGGCAGGACAAGACCTACCGGCACGCCTCCAACTCCGACATGCTCACCGCCGCGCTGAACGGTCTCGTCGACCGCACCGGCCTCGGCGGCCAGGAGGTCGGCGAGGTGGTCGCCGGCGCGGTCCTCAAGCACGCCCGCGACTGGAACATGGTGCGCGAGGTCGTCCTCGGCTCCAAGCTCGCCGCGAGTACGCCGGCGTACGACATCCAGCAGGCCTGCGGCACCGGCCTCGAGGCCGCGATCCTGGTCGGCAACAAGATCGCGCTCGGCCAGATCGACGCAGGCATCGCCGGCGGTGTCGACACCGCGTCCGACGCCCCGATCGCGGTCAACGACCGGCTGCGCAACATCCTCCTCGACCTGAACCGCGCGAAGACGTACCCGGACCGCCTGAAGGTGCTCGCTCGGGTCCGGCCGAAGGACGTCGTACCGGAGATCCCCCGCAACGCCGAGCCGCGGACCCGCAAGTCGATGGGCGAGCACGCCGCGCTGACCGCGCTGGAGTGGGGCATCACCCGCGAGGCCCAGGACGAGCTCGCCCTGAAATCCCACCTCAACCTGGCCGCCGCCTATGACCGCGGCTTCCAGAACGACCTCATCACTCCGTACCTGGGCCTCGAGAAGGACCAGAACCTGCGCCCCGACACCACGCTCGAGAAGCTGGCGAAGCTCAAGCCCGTGTTCGGCAAGGGCGAGACCGCGACGATGACGGCCGGCAACTCGACGCCGCTCACCGACGGCGCGTCGACCGTGCTGCTGTCGACCGACGAGTGGGCCGAGCAGCACGGCCTGCGGCCGCTCGCGTACCTCACCCACTCGCAGACCGCCGCGGTCGACTACGTGAAGGGCGCCGAGGGCCTGCTGATGGCCCCCGCGTACGCCGTACCGCGCATGCTGGCCCGCGCTGGAATCAGCCTCCAGGACTTCGACTACTACGAGATCCACGAGGCGTTCGCGTCCCAGGTGCTGGCCACGCTGAAGGCGTGGGAGGACCCGATCTTCTGCAAGGAGCGGCTCGGCCTGGACGCTCCGCTGGGCGAGATCGACCGGGCCAAGCTGAACGTGAACGGCGGGTCGCTCGCGGCGGGGCACCCGTTCGCCGCGACCGGCGGGCGGATCGTCGCCGCGCTGGCCAAGCAACTCGACGAGAACGGTGGCGGCCGCGGGCTGATCTCGATCTGCGCCGCGGGTGGCCAGGGTGTCGTCGCCATCCTCGAGAAGTAG